GTCCTGCTGTGTGGTGTTTGAAAAGTTCTAACCTCTTAGTACTGTTGACAATGGTGTCATTAGCCTTTGTATTGCAGTTTGAATTTCACTGGAAGCTATTTGAGAGCCACTGGTCTTCGAAAGAAGCATATACCTTTAGTTAAAACAGAGTAGACGtaaattaagtaaatgttTGTTATAGTGGTACAGATACAGCATGCCATGCATTAATGGTAAATGTAGACTAACCCAACAATTATATTTCGCGGTCCAGCAGTTTGTGAAAGACGGACCATAAAAGTGTCATCTAGATTCTGAGTATCACTGTTTTCCCATTCTGGAGTTGACACACTATCAGAAGAGTGCTAAAAATAtcagttttaaacatttactttTGCATATGATATTTATCATAGTAAATCTCTTGCAACCTATTATAGCTTATACAAACTAacagtttattgcaaagcaataaaattgaTTACAATGATATTGTTATTAGTTCGAGTGTAACTTCAAACAAATCACTTACAGGATGGTCAGTCATGAAAAAGAACACTTGTGCACAGCTGGGGTCACCACCACCAGCACCATAAACATGATTTGCTCTGTAAATTACAGTATTCCCCGCATTCAAAGTTCCTGTATATGTGGTCACGCTTCCACTGCCGTCAGCACCTAAGTTGCCTGAGACCTGTCAAGTATAACAGGCATTACTTTAAATTTCAATACAACATATATTTCCATATATCATAGATGTGTACAGTACCAACCTGAGTCAAACACTAGGATTAAGCggaattaacaaaaatttttttggaaaaaaatgctACAAATAAATAGAACCACTGTAAGTTGTACCCTGAGTTTAAATGTGTTCACGTTGCTGGTGCTTCGAAAATAAGCCAGGGCAATAAAAGGATGACCAGGCCATGTCTTGATTTGAACACCAGAGTCAGCATACGTATGACCATACACAAGATCAGCCGATAAAGAGTTATCGTTTATGGCATATTGTATCTGTttggtaataataataacaatatcaCAAATAGATAATACTCTTTCAACAAATCTGCTTGCCGCGTTCACCAAAGAATCAAcatcaaattaaaattatatacagtcgaatccgcttaattcggacaccggataacccggacaaccgctttattcggccaaaatgctcgggaacggaacaaaagtaaaaattgaacgtaaaaaactcctgttaattcggacacaggttcgcaattccatcgttaggttatgattagggcccgcaaaagtcaataaagtcaaaaatttttaaggacctcgtctcaccacgaatcaaagaataaagttgttttcagcacctaggggggtgtttctaagaagttaataggtcaaaataaagtcaaaatttacaataaagtcaaaattttcaataaagtcaaaatttgtcaaattatggcttttgacaaagtttttgtgtttcttgagagttatttttgtaaaaatcctcgtggaagcattgtaaatcaggaactgcgacacaattaaaccgtattaacccataaaagcaggaaataagtcacaatgcctacttggatcagcagtaacttttatcgcaaattgtccattgtttattcattgttacgtatttaaataatccTTATGCCGCGTGAAAAGGGTTACATTACttcttccctgtttaattttctgtcttttggaatttaccatgcggagaaaatcgacgcaaagtgcccttttcacaaggacaaaataacacaagctatacctaaatctatcgccaaaaaacacgacgcactttttataatccataaaacaccttgccttttcgacaaaatattacgtttgggtctgaaattgacaaaatattatgtttgggtaactggaggaagaactgtggcctctacaaataagcaattttgttaggtcaaaataaaaatggccctagttatgatacaataaacagtacttcgttcgttttaagacaagattcaattgcattatgagtgattatggtgaaacaatgacgatacatgcagtaacaatcgacaatgaactcatataacgcTGTgacagcttcatagtcgcttttacttcggtacaattgcgtccatcttgtaggacaaaattgtacagaaaagtttagcacaaaaaatgaaattgctcactaaagtaaacgaagacgttttatgcgatcagtgccagttactgcagtatagcgcagcaacaattcatttattacgcaacagtacagtattttatatgcattttttgcctttatgcatgaccatgaaacgaacaattgattttccgcttaattcggacaaagccgtttctccgcttaattcggccaaaagtgagcggaaccaaagtgtccgaattaagcggagtcgactgtaatattaatatttgtaATTATCGTAGTACTTGTTGACCTTGTTTCCGTTATCAAAAAGATCGTTTCCACCATCTGGAATAACTGATGATTGAGATGGATCATATGTGTACTGATGGAAGCTGGTAATTGCATTAGTTATCTGTTCGGCACTTGCAGTTGCAGTGTTGATTAAAGAATCTATTACATTGGTACCCTTTCCTGAAATACAAAGTGGGATGTAATGAAAATAATGTTAGTGTTTGCACAATGTTTACAGTATTCAGATTAGTGTTACATAGCAAAATGCTACCAGTAAATGAACATCGGTAAATTTAATGCTTTACTATAGTTGCTGGTCACAGCAGAGAAAGTACAAGGCATAATAACGATAGTGTCAAATTTACATGGATcaataaaaagtcaaaaatctgcatatttacaaaacaatttattacatttattagacaaatttgtttttcagtcAAAATTAAGTATAGCAAGATATCAAAATGCATTTTCAACTACAAACTATAAGGTTATTTTAACCTTTGTCCTACTGCAAGGGTACAATTGTGCCCtttccaattttaaattaagacaGTATTTTTTCTAGAAACCTGAGAGACCTGAAATTTCCTGACATCTCTACATTTTTGTGTTAGATTAGGCAGACTAAATTTCgacaaaaaatctttacacGTTACCGAGATAGAGGATCGAGTTGTTTTTACACCCTTAAGAGGCggcatgggtacaattgtacccttACACATTTTCTATCGAAATGACGCCGGAATACATAACACAAAGACAATTTTTCGAATGTTGAGTGAAACAGATTacagaaatgatttatttgatacagaaatatgaaagaaaacttaatCGAGGTGGTTTTAGTCCGTTTCACAAGTGATACACTTTGTATTTGTTACTGAGTGTTCGTCGCTTACAGGCTGAACGCAAACCACGCAGTTTTTCCTGGTCTTACGTCGTTTTCGCTGCTGGTGTCTGCAACATAGCAGTTACCAACAATCAGTGTAGCTCCACGACTTCCATGGGGTTCTTTGGAGTTAGTTCGCCTTCTGGCGGTGTCGCACTGTGCCGTCCTAGAACCATTTCCACTGCAGCTCGAAGGAAACGGTTACTCATCACCATCCGGTTGGCAGAGCGAGTTTCCCCTGAAGGCATACATAGCTGTTTCGCAAGATCTTTCAGAAACTTTCTCCGTTGGTCCTTTTTTCAGAACTTTTGGATGTGCTCCCTGTAGATAATAAACGACGCTAAGCCAGTGAGGTCGATCATAAAAACGCCAATGGCCAACGCAATGTCCGTCGTTTTTTCACCCAGCATTTTGTCCATCGTGTCCAACCCACTTTTGGTTTTGACATAAGACTTGATTATCGAGGGTTTGCTTGATTGCGTCGCTTTGACTTCTCCAGTCATGTGCATGGATGATAGAAGAGCacaaacgatttttttttctttggcaCATATGAACAGACTCTTGCATCTTGATGGTAGACGAATTGGTCAAGTAAACTGCCCTTTCCTTGGCAGGCTGCATATTACTAGGCaaaaaccttttgttttttctgattGTTTTAACTAAAGTCGTTTTCCATGTGTTCATTACATTAGCTAGCTGTGCCTGtgaagaaagaaattatcGGTGGTGACATTTCTTCCAGAGCCTTTATACAAACGGGCCAGGTTCAGAACTGATCGCTCACCAATATTTACTTGTTTTGGACCATCTACTGGTTTACCAGTATAAATCTGACCATGTAGCGGGTAGGAGTTTGATGCATCACAAGCCCAGAAATCCTTGATGCCATATTTGGCCTGTTTTGCTGGTATATACTGTGTAAATTGAGTATGTCCTCCATATGGAAACAATCGTTCATCTATGGTGATGCATTCATGTGGTTTGTAGGCACTCTCCTATTTTTTATTCAGCATGAGCCAAATATCTCGTATTGGTGCAGCTTTATCTTTTTACTCATGCTCTGCACGGGTATTTTCGTTGTCAAATTTAATAAATCTGAGCATCATCTTGAAGCGGTATCGAAACATAGCTGCACGTACAAGAGGCAAAGCatctactttacacatatctTCCAGATtatctttgttatttctgcgTACACCAGCAACAATAAAGATGCCAATAAATGCTAAAGAGTCTATGCTAAAGCTCGAATCAGTGAAATGCCATGCAATATCAGCGGAAATTTATGGGAGTTGAGTACAGGGGCATAATGAGTATAATCGAGGTCACAAAGATAACATATCATATAGCGTTGTCCAAAGCCTACGTGGCCTAACAACACGTGTGATACTTCCGTagagcacaatatttaaaCGTTCGGACCATTAAATACGGCACACCGCACAAAAAGTATAACTAACTTGGgaatttcaatataaaatgtatgtgggtacaattgtacccatacCGCCTTTTAGCGGTGTAAAATTATGCAGTAGGACAAAGGTTAATGTACAGTACACTATGGAAACACTTCCATCCAATTATTGCAACATTATCAAACAGGTATAATTCTATATAACATAGTTCAAACTTTCTGCAGTGACTCTGAATATAATATATGCTCTTAGTTTACTAAATACCTGAATGCTTTGTAAGTGAGTAATGATCTTTAAATAGGGATTGAAGAGTGAATCCCTTCAATGAGAGGAAGTTGTTGTCAGTTGCATACATCAGCGTTGCATCTTGTTTGTACAGAGAAAGTGGAGTATCATTGGGAACATGCCAAAGCATAACATTCGATGACTAAAATAACAACTTGgatttattattgtttagTGTTTGATAATTATGTTCATTCTTGACAATAAAAGTAAATAGACATACGACTCTGTTAGCTATCGTAAACAGTACAACAAGCAACCACAGTTGTAAACAAttcaacttttttaacttGAGTCAAATTGAGTCATATACCTACTTTGACCCAAGTCAATTTAACCCAAGTTGCGATTTGAGCAAAGTCAATGCCATTGACTTCACAAAGCTTGTTGTTACACTATGCTAGATAAGTTGGTTATCATTATACAAAGCTGTCTAAAATTTAACCTggttgataattttttttgaacaTAGTAATTGAACTTTGGTATATAATTAACCGGTTTGGTTAGAGTCAGCATCGttacatttgtttatttttggcaGTCCCATCTCTCATAAGTttatttcagtcaaagtaagCCATTTCAAATAACGGACAACTAAATCCGTTTCAAATAAGTGATTTAACAAGTCAAGTATTTAAAAGTGCAACTGAGACTTAAGTCTTTATAACACTACAAGCAACTAAACAAAACATACAGCAAGTGTGAAAAATCCTGGATTTTTGTAATCTGCACTTGTTGCTGACTCTACATTCCCAAATATGTCAGTGTCTGTCCATGCCTTGCctgtgaaaaacaaaaaaaaatttccatagTAGTTTGAATTCAACATATCAAATGCAACATGTTAAACAGTCTTCATAAGTCTTTTTCCCTTTCATTTAAGAACATCTGACACCTACCCTCATTTGTAATGTTTGTATTTCCTTCTTCACTTGACCATTTATCACCTTGTGTACATTTgccaaaaacattgttttcatGAATGCTCCCAACTAATGTCCAACCTGTCGATCTAGTAGACATGTCGCAATATACCTtacaaaccaaaaaataacacaaatgaTTCAACATAATTATGTATATAGGCCGATTTTTAATTGCAAAGTATTTGACAGgtgtttttgtaaatgaacGTGTATTTAATGTGATATTTAGCTTGATGCAAATCACCTGAAAAACTGATGAAATGGAACctgttttaatgaaataaacaccATCCTCTGTGATTCCATTGGTACGAAGATCAGCACATGACCTTCCTGGATTAAAAGCAGATCCATATGACCCAGAAAAACCTTTaacaattttaagaaaaaataagTCAGAGTAGCTCATAATTTTGATATATAAAGAAACCATTTGCTTAACTTCTGACTTAACGTGCGACTAACTTACCTAAAGTTTTTCAATATTGAGAAAAATAAAGTGAAAAATGCATATTGCCAAATGTTAGCAGAAGAAATGTATTGAAACTTATAGAAGATAGCTTACCTTCACCAGGCGGGCCCTGAATACCCTGTTGGCCAGGAGAACCAGGCGGACCCTAAAATTACAGCAAGCATTTACAACTACAGTATAAGAAAGATTATGTTGTATGATTTGGAGCAGCTTGGGATAGTTAATGGAACtagaatttttaaacattcacATAGATCGGTGCTTCTCAACCTTATCAGTTGTGACCAACACCATGCAGCAAACAACTACCTTGCATATTTTGAAagtaagttttcattttatgaaCCTAACTAGACAGTAATAGTGAAGTAATAACAATAATCAGTTTGGTGAACTGCAACTAAACTTCAACCTTTAAACCAATTTGAGTAGATGTTTTTCGGTAAACCAAACCAAGCCCCCATAAATTGAATTTTACTAAAAAAGTCACCACTTTTTAAGTGTGATAACTTTTCGAAGAACTTACTGAATCCTcctaaacataaaataaactgacAGGATCTATACTGAAATCATTCTTAAACTACCACGGACACCCAACCACAAACTACATTGCATACACAAAGGATTTCATAAGTATGGACATCAACAACATGATAGAAACAGCACAAGACAGAGACCTATAATGAGATTAGGTGGTCAAGCAATTTGACCCAAAAATTGTTGAAACATAATCATGAACATAAAGCGAAAAGTTCTTGAAAACAAGGAGTCAAACCGCAGTGTAAAACGACCTAACTCCTGTTcaggttttacaaaattttattttaccaaaTCTACTCCGGTTCAGGTTTGCATCGGGTGCACACATTCATTCTGCTCCGGGTTTAGGTTCAGCAAAGCTTGATAATATACGGTTCGCTCCAAGTTTGAatgacattatttttttaatatctttaacCACACTGCCCAAGTAGCAATCTGTTAGCTCAAAGTCATCATGAGCAGATAGTTTCATCATGAGCAGATATTTCTTAGTTTATGTTATGCAGTAAACAAAGGAAACACGTTTTTACAACTCTTAGATGAAATTATTGTACTGAAAGTGGTtacaattgaaaaaagttcaacCCCGCTTAGGGTTTTTTCTCTTAGTCTTCAATGGTCCAGTTTGGGTTCACACAAATTTAATATATTGGGTTCCGGTTTTAAAAAACATCCACTAAAAACGGTGTGGCATTTTTAATGATATACCAAATTACAAGttgtacatatttttaagGAAGTTGTACTGTCTTTGGTTAGTTAtcttatttaaacatttaattctCAAAACGTAAATAGTTTGCTGGATTTCAAACAATAGATGTATGGGTTTTCGGAAGTGCTGGCAAAGTGTTGGGAAGTGCTGGTGGCCTTAGCCGATTAGCTACGACAAAAGGAATAAATAGAATTGATTTTGGTTTAATCATCTTTCTTATAAAAACTTCCCATTTGGAAGCTCCTTGGTAAAAAGGCTCTCTCTGAAAAGCATGTTTTGGAAATGAGACATGCATAATTTCTTCTGATGTAATAACGACTTCAAATTTTTGGAATATAAGAATTCGGATTTAAAATTGCTAAGGTTCAGGTTCACTTCGACACCCTGCtggaaaatgtattttttattaataccAACTATCTATTTATTTTCGAATTTAGAAAACCTAAACCAAGAAATATCTAATCGCTGAAAGCTAACGAAGTGTTACTTGGCCAGGGTAGGTGAAAAAATGGTTTGGCTGGATAACCTGATTTGAACCCAGAGCGAAACGTATATTATCAAGTTTGCTGAACTTGAAATCTGAAAAAACTAAATGTGTGCATTGAATGCAAATCCAAACTGGCGTAGaaaaggtaaaataaaattttgtaaaacttaaaCTAGAGTTAAACCCTTTTCAACTACAGTTCAAAACCTTGATAATAACACTAGTCCTACTTAACAAATAATCgtcataaacttttattttaattgtttcatcacaacACTAACTTACCAGAGGACCCCGTTTACCAGGCTGGCCCTGTTGAAAGCCGGAACTATGTGCTGAAGTCTGGAAAATAAACCTTGTTTatcttgttttgtgtttacagcacaaaaataaaaactagaaTTCCAATTGAATACAATTTGAATACTAGGCTATCCAAATACAAAAGCTTGTTCTACTAGAGTTAGTTTACATCACGCCATTTTGCTACTTCCAAAACTACGTGTAGGCTGTGTCAGGTGTTTAAGATATGCAGATTAAACTGTGTTAGGGTAACTTTTGAAACAACAATGctggttttgttttgcaaaagtttagTTTGCTCATTTGTTCTATCGCCATCGAtaacaaacagcttaaaacgTAGGCTACTGTAAGCCTTGCAAAGAATTTTGCTCGAAGTTTATAAAATCTCACCAAAGACCACAAAGAACTTCAACTAGGCTAAAGCAATTGAACCAGTAGCAGAGTATGCAATTCCCGCCATTTATGTGACACTACCAAAAGAATCGCTGCCAgaaaatttcatatttttgtgaaaagaaCGGGGAGCTAAGTGCTACTCGATATTgaatattgtttttgattCAAACGTTTGAGGCAAAATTTTTCAGAACCACGACTATTTTTGTCTTAAGATGAAGCTCATTGTTCTAGTAAAATGCGTGACTTAATCCAAGGCAAAAGTTACGACATTAATTTAATCTTCTGTCATAGGCTATAAACAAGCCACTTAACCGGTTTTTGAAGAACAGTCTTTTTCGGCTTCGAAATACGTTTCCGTTCTGCAAAGACCTCATGAGTTAAAATGGCAGGAAGTTCTATTTTATTATATGGAAGCCGTTTATTCCTGCGGTGGATCTACCCGATTTTCCGACATTGTACGCTTGAACGCTAAAACGGAAAATGATCACGCTTGAATGCTCAATTGGAACGTTTCTGTCTCATTCAAATAAACCAGGACGATATAGCCTAATTATATCGGAAGAATTGATTTTAAATCAGGACGACAACCGATATAACTAAATCAGTTTCATTTAATGTGAATCACCTTGATTTGACAAACGTTGGTTTAAGAGAGCGTGTTGtggcaaaaaaagtttttttacaaactgcGCCacatattataattattgcgACTGATAGCACGAATTGTCTGCTTGGCGGCCAGCTGCTAATTGCGCGGTAATTAAATAAACGTGTAGGGCTGTAGGCTAATTCAAACCATAACATAagtttgtttggtttaaaCCCAAAACGCAATATTAGACGATTTTTATATTAATGAAAACACTGGTTACTGTCATTGTCAATGTTGCCGTTATTGTCTACTAAGTTATTACAGCCATTGGCCAATCTACCGCCATTTTCAGGGTTGTTGTAAAACTTATCAAGCTGATAAAAAGGACTTATCGAGCtgataaaaatgtaaatttact
The Clavelina lepadiformis chromosome 4, kaClaLepa1.1, whole genome shotgun sequence DNA segment above includes these coding regions:
- the LOC143453533 gene encoding uncharacterized protein LOC143453533 isoform X1 — encoded protein: MSVLYVLLFTLVLLCVLEYSHQQVENDGGCSCSCSSADVQTSAHSSGFQQGQPGKRGPLGPPGSPGQQGIQGPPGEGFSGSYGSAFNPGRSCADLRTNGITEDGVYFIKTGSISSVFQVYCDMSTRSTGWTLVGSIHENNVFGKCTQGDKWSSEEGNTNITNEGKAWTDTDIFGNVESATSADYKNPGFFTLASSNVMLWHVPNDTPLSLYKQDATLMYATDNNFLSLKGFTLQSLFKDHYSLTKHSGKGTNVIDSLINTATASAEQITNAITSFHQYTYDPSQSSVIPDGGNDLFDNGNKIQYAINDNSLSADLVYGHTYADSGVQIKTWPGHPFIALAYFRSTSNVNTFKLRVSGNLGADGSGSVTTYTGTLNAGNTVIYRANHVYGAGGGDPSCAQVFFFMTDHPHSSDSVSTPEWENSDTQNLDDTFMVRLSQTAGPRNIIVGYMLLSKTSGSQIASSEIQTAIQRLMTPLSTVLRAKVIDSLINTANESAQQITNAITSFHQYTYDGSSSAILDGGDDLFDTGNKIQYAINDNSLSADLVYGHTYADSGVQIKTWPGHPFIALAYFRSTSNVNTFKLRVSSNLGADGTGSVTTYTGTLNAGNTVIYRANHVYGASGDPSCAQVFFFMTDHPHSSDSVSTPEWENSDTQNLDDTFMVRLSQTAAPRNIIVGYMLLTKTNDSRITFSEIQTAIQRLMTPLSTVLRVADVESCSSENETLSVPVNFLRGEIAEVIEAIPNAFRSSFQPGFIHFRPFDTNGIPRAMCPGVRSDGCSPYEACVGGINTYKYNQEFQCGDFVRHNLSAILVFYGP